A segment of the Arcobacter sp. CECT 8983 genome:
CTCTTTTAAGAATACTTTTTTAAAAAATTTAGATGCCAAATTAGGATTATAAGAAATTATTAAAAAAGGAATATCAACATTTCCATAAGAATCTAATTCTTTTTCTACTTTCACTCCACCAAGCTTTTCAAATAGTTTTAGATGATCTGCTCTAATCCCTGAAAGAGCTAGATTGATGTCATTATTTATAAATATATTGTAGATACCACACATTAGATATTTAAACTCTTGATTAAGACCTTTGTTTCTATTTTTAACAATATTTCTTGATATCTCACCTATAAGGTTAAACTCTTCTCTTTGTTTTGTAAAAGAACATTTTTTTTCAGATGGTAACCCATGATTTGAATCAAATATCAATCTTATTGTTCCAGATATTTCATTATTATTCTTACAATAAATTACTGCTGAGTTTTTATCAAATACATCAAAATTTAATCCAGCAATCACATCTGGACACTCTTTTTGATAAGAGATTTCATGGTAAACATTACTTCTTAGTTTAAAAACTTCAATAAGTTCTTCAGCACTAAGTGCTAAACTTGTATTTGTGTATCTATTATCCCAATTCAATCTTTTATTAAAACTAATGGTCTCTTCAATAGTTTCTTCTAGAAAAACTCTTTTTTTAAATACTTCAAGAGCATATCTTTGCTCTTCATTGAACTTTTCAGGCAGGTGATTTATCTGTTTATTTATATTATGTTTTACAAACTCTTGCAAGAAGTTAATTGATATGTTTCTATTTAAGTGACTCATTGTTTGTCCTTTTTTAGACAAATCTTACATGGGTATTGTCACAGTTTATGTCACAAAATTGTGAAAATTAGGGCTTAGAAAGTGGTATTTATTTTACATCCAACATTAGGAATAGTCTCAATAAGTTTGTATTCTAGTTTAGCTCTTAATCTATAAATCAAGGTTCTTAATGCTCCTTTTGATACTGGATAATCAGGCCAGAGTATATATTCCAAGCTATTAAAAGAGACAATTGAACCTTTAGCTTCTACTAAAATATTTAAAAGGGTTCTTTCTTTTGTGCTTAGTTTAATTATTAGGTTTTCATAAAATAGTGTTTCATCTTTCATATTATAGTAGTAGTTTAAGCCTAAATGGATGAAGTCTTTATTTTTGAATAATTCAATAGAGCTATTTATTTTATGCAAAGCTAAATAAATTGTTGTTTTTAATTCTTCTCTTTTGAAAGGTTTCAATAAATATGCTATTGGATTTGTTTTGACTGCTTTTTTTATTGTTGCTTCATCAGAATAAGCAGTAATATAAATAATAGGAATATTTTTAATTTTTTGTATATCTATTGCTGCTTCTATACCACTTTTACTATTTTTTAGATTTATATCCATAAGAATAATAGAAGGGTCATTTTCTTTTACACATTTTAATGCTTCATCATAGTTTGTAGCACAAGCTACTACAAAGTAACCAAGTTTTTCAATACTCTTTTTTATATCTAAAGCAACAATTGTTTCATCTTCTACAATTAGAAATTTTTCATTAGTCATCATCTTGCCAGATAATTTTTGTTTCTACTCCCTCTGTTGATTTTATCTTGATATCACCCTTTAGCTGATTTTTTGCAAGTGTATCTACAAGGGTTAAACCTAAAGAATCAGTTTTTTTATTTTCGTCAAAACCAATTCCATTATCTTTAACGTGGAAAATAATTTGATTATTCTTTTTAAAAAGCTTGATTTCTATATTTCCTACAAAGTCAGGGAAAGCATATTTAAATGAGTTTGTAAGAAGTTCATTTAAAATAAGACCACAATAAACTGCTTGTTCCATTTTTATATTGGCTCTTACATCTAAATCAATATCAACATCTTTTTGATAACTATCAATAACTTCTTCAATTAAAGCTTCAAAATATTCATAGGTATTTACATGTGAGATATTATCTTGCTTATATAATAACTCATGTAAATGGCTCATTGCATTTATTCTGTTTTGAATTGTTACTAAGATATCTTGAAGTTTTTCATTGTGTATTTCATCGGCTTGAAGTCTTATCAATGATACTATTGTTTGCATATTATTTTTAACTCTATGATTTAACTCTTTTAAAAGCAACTCTTTTTCTACAAGAGTCTCTTTTAAATCTTTTGTTCTCAAAGATACTTCTTTGCTTAGTCTTTTTGTTTCATTTTTCTGATGAACAATAAGTCTTTTATTTGCTTCATCTTTGTCTTTTTGCAAACTATTGATTCTATTTGCAAGGGCAATTGAAAAAATAGTTGCTTCAGATACAAAGGAAGCTTCTACAATATATGGGAAATAGTCATAAACATTAAATATTCCGGCACTTGATAAAAACATAGTAAGTCCAGATATTAAAAATACAAACCAACCAAAAAGTATGAAGTATGCTTGTTTATTTCTTTTTATTGTTGCATATAAAGTAAGACCCATTAAATAGATTAATAAAAGCATTGTTAATGTATTTCTATGTTTATCATATTCGTCAGTCAATAGGAAAAAGACTATTGAAATAGGAATTAATATTAAATAAAAATTCAAGAAAGCATTATTTTTAGGATATTGTTTTATATTTAAAAACTCTTTTGTAAAAAAAGCTAGGGCTATTATAGGAATAGCAACAATCACAGATGCAAACTTCAATACTTCTTCAATCCAGCCTTGAGGAAGTATATAAATTGTTGCAAAACCAACATATAAAATATGATGAATAATAATACCAACAATATATACTACATAGTATAAGTAGCTTATATCTTTAGTAAAAAAGTAGATAAATAGATTATATATTCCTAAGATAAACATTGCTCCAAAAAATAAAGCAAGTATCATTTGATGTTTTAACTCTTTTTCAAAGAAAGTAAAGTTTTCCCAAAGTTTTAGTTTTATAATCATAGTAGTAATATATGAACTTGCTTTTATATAAATAGTTTTTTCACTCTTTGGTTTGATAACAAGTAAAAAAACAGGGTTTACAGTTTTTATATCATTATGTCTAAAATATAAGCCCTTCAAAGATTTTATATTATTTTGTAAATCATAAAATGTGACATGACTTGTTAGTGCATTGTCATATTCTAAAACTTTTTTAATAGGTTTATTTGTTGGATTCTTTAGTTTGAAACGTATCCATACATTAAAGTTTGGGGCATATCCATATGAGAGCCTACTTTCACTATTTTCTTCAAAAAGATTTTCATTCTCTTTTATCTCATTTATAGTTAATTCTTTTGTATAGTCAATGTATATATCTGAATATTTTAATATATCTAGCTTTTTTATATCTTCATAAACTAAAACAGGTTTAGCATAAAGAGTAGTAAATAATAAAAACATAGAAATAATAATTTTATTGAGCATTAAGTATCCTAATAATAATTATTAAATTATACACAAGATAGATTATTTACATATAAAATATATCTTTTTTGTTATTATTTAGGAAAATAGTAACACATAGCCTTATATTATATTAATTTAAGGTTTATTTGTTAGAATTTCAACCCTAAAAGTTAAAGCAACTTTTAGTTTGGGGTATCGCCAAGCGGTAAGGCACTGGTTTTTGGTACCAGCATTCGTAGGTTCGAATCCTGCTACCCCAGCCACTTTTTCAATATTGGTTAGCCGCGGAATAGAGCAGTCCGGTAGCTCGTCGGGCTCATAACCCGAAGGTCGTTGGTTCAAATCCAGCTTCCGCAACCAATTTTATTTTAATTTTTATCTTTTTTTATTTCAGAAGCTGTTTTAATAATATCAATACCATATTTTTCTCTTAAAGCTTGTATTTCATTTCCTAGTTTTTTCTTTTTTAAGTCATTTTCATATTCAAAAATATTATAGGTGTGTTCATTCTCTTTTGAAAAATTATATACAGTTATATTTAGTTGAACAACACCGTGAGAAGGATGGTTATCATTTTTAATAAATAATTGTTTTATCTGGGCTTTAAAATCTTCTTCATTAAATATTCTATTAACATTTATAAAATCTTTTGATTTAATTCTTGACTCATATCTTATTTGTAAAGCATATGATAAAGGGTTTTTTTTAGCTTTTTTCACTAAAAATGATAAATATCTACTAAGGATTATAACTCTTCTTATAAGCTCTTCTCTATCATAAATTGCATCAAAACTTCTTCCTATACCAATAGATTTT
Coding sequences within it:
- a CDS encoding response regulator — translated: MTNEKFLIVEDETIVALDIKKSIEKLGYFVVACATNYDEALKCVKENDPSIILMDINLKNSKSGIEAAIDIQKIKNIPIIYITAYSDEATIKKAVKTNPIAYLLKPFKREELKTTIYLALHKINSSIELFKNKDFIHLGLNYYYNMKDETLFYENLIIKLSTKERTLLNILVEAKGSIVSFNSLEYILWPDYPVSKGALRTLIYRLRAKLEYKLIETIPNVGCKINTTF
- a CDS encoding 7TM diverse intracellular signaling domain-containing protein, which translates into the protein MLNKIIISMFLLFTTLYAKPVLVYEDIKKLDILKYSDIYIDYTKELTINEIKENENLFEENSESRLSYGYAPNFNVWIRFKLKNPTNKPIKKVLEYDNALTSHVTFYDLQNNIKSLKGLYFRHNDIKTVNPVFLLVIKPKSEKTIYIKASSYITTMIIKLKLWENFTFFEKELKHQMILALFFGAMFILGIYNLFIYFFTKDISYLYYVVYIVGIIIHHILYVGFATIYILPQGWIEEVLKFASVIVAIPIIALAFFTKEFLNIKQYPKNNAFLNFYLILIPISIVFFLLTDEYDKHRNTLTMLLLIYLMGLTLYATIKRNKQAYFILFGWFVFLISGLTMFLSSAGIFNVYDYFPYIVEASFVSEATIFSIALANRINSLQKDKDEANKRLIVHQKNETKRLSKEVSLRTKDLKETLVEKELLLKELNHRVKNNMQTIVSLIRLQADEIHNEKLQDILVTIQNRINAMSHLHELLYKQDNISHVNTYEYFEALIEEVIDSYQKDVDIDLDVRANIKMEQAVYCGLILNELLTNSFKYAFPDFVGNIEIKLFKKNNQIIFHVKDNGIGFDENKKTDSLGLTLVDTLAKNQLKGDIKIKSTEGVETKIIWQDDD